One segment of Pseudoalteromonas rubra DNA contains the following:
- a CDS encoding DUF3080 family protein, with product MIRYAPILFSLLLAVACAPTASDINQEYANRLANVLDIPPPSIDKLSPIAKYTATRPEASFKLSVLQLANLGHCALAQDVARHNNQLGKLAVPSEVFKYQVRFIQLAERCIQDSKTQDQEVKNILRQAAEEKRTALPQYFAFMLSAEPELNQFNRLTFEETNKRGTDNEIQANEGLAVLASIANSLLTPENIDPQKITPALSKLHNNSYIQTLMTSARRQISWNQKLTTWLSQIELEKTICPEGKNKKKAQVLHNIFNKYAISQLQPYQSQLSNQLQELSNSFAQISQAIPHPLYPDHAAALMTELKSSSRRHAQWWQGFYKVCKVAPV from the coding sequence TTGATACGTTACGCCCCGATCCTGTTTAGCCTGCTACTGGCAGTGGCCTGTGCACCCACTGCCAGTGACATCAACCAGGAATATGCCAACAGGCTGGCCAATGTGCTGGACATCCCTCCGCCCAGCATTGACAAACTATCCCCTATCGCCAAATACACAGCCACCAGGCCTGAAGCCTCGTTTAAGCTCTCTGTATTGCAGCTAGCCAACCTGGGACATTGTGCGCTGGCCCAGGACGTAGCACGACACAATAACCAACTCGGTAAACTGGCCGTCCCCAGCGAGGTATTCAAGTATCAAGTTCGCTTTATACAGCTGGCTGAACGCTGTATTCAGGATAGCAAAACTCAGGATCAGGAAGTCAAAAACATTCTTCGTCAGGCAGCCGAAGAAAAGCGCACAGCGCTGCCTCAGTATTTCGCATTTATGCTCTCAGCAGAGCCCGAACTAAACCAATTTAACCGACTGACATTTGAAGAAACTAACAAGCGAGGCACAGACAATGAGATCCAGGCCAATGAGGGCCTGGCTGTGCTTGCGTCCATAGCAAACAGTTTACTTACCCCTGAAAACATTGACCCACAGAAAATAACGCCTGCCTTAAGTAAATTACACAATAACAGCTATATCCAAACTTTAATGACCAGTGCGCGTAGACAAATTAGCTGGAACCAAAAACTAACGACATGGCTGTCGCAAATAGAGCTGGAAAAAACGATTTGTCCTGAAGGTAAAAACAAGAAAAAGGCTCAGGTGTTGCATAATATTTTCAACAAATATGCTATTTCGCAATTGCAACCATACCAGTCTCAGCTCAGTAATCAGTTACAGGAACTGAGTAACTCGTTCGCTCAAATTTCACAAGCTATACCTCACCCGTTATACCCGGATCATGCAGCGGCCCTGATGACAGAGTTGAAGTCATCAAGCAGGCGGCATGCACAATGGTGGCAAGGCTTCTACAAAGTGTGTAAAGTTGCACCGGTATGA